One genomic window of Lolium perenne isolate Kyuss_39 unplaced genomic scaffold, Kyuss_2.0 unplaced35, whole genome shotgun sequence includes the following:
- the LOC139834332 gene encoding DNA polymerase-like yields the protein MRIYRMNYYDQNDSPIYIPSSNQDAFIRRGYYGGHADTYKPYGSNIYYYDVNSLYPYVMKTFAMPGGKPVWHGNFEGLELDDMFGFIEAYVVCPTTITRPFLPYKKQNNTLLFPTGKFGGVYYSEELKYARDLGYQIIPLRGYLFEEMISPFESFVSDLFASRQEAKKSGDDAMAYVYKILMNSLYGRLGINPESTITEVCKKERYEYLIQNSNFISGDMLSDHYYMVSYNSKTGHVDNSSDWNLPTNTAVQISAAITACARIHMYQYISRPDCYYTDTDSAILGNPLPEDEISSMELGKLKQEHIVKNAYFLAPKSYTLLTPTGDIIIKHKGLAKDLVDYEWFVSQYADLSRTKQGTVVYNF from the coding sequence ATGAGAATATATCGAATGAATTATTACGATCAAAATGATAGCCCTATCTATATTCCAAGTAGTAACCAGGATGCATTCATTCGGCGTGGTTACTATGGAGGTCATGCTGATACGTACAAGCCATATGGTTCAAATATTTATTATTATGACGTCAACTCTTTATATCCATATGTAATGAAAACATTTGCTATGCCTGGTGGAAAACCTGTCTGGCATGGTAATTTTGAAGGCCTGGAATTGGATGATATGTTTGGGTTTATTGAGGCTTATGTTGTTTGTCCTACTACTATTACTCGCCCATTCTTGCCATACAAAAAGCAAAATAATACACTACTTTTCCCAACGGGGAAATTTGGGGGTGTATATTACAGCGAAGAGCTGAAGTATGCCCGCGATTTGGGTTACCAGATTATACCACTCAGGGGTTACTTGTTTGAGGAGATGATTAGTCCTTTCGAAAGCTTTGTGTCAGACCTCTTCGCCAGCAGACAAGAAGCTAAGAAAAGTGGTGACGATGCTATGGCATATGTTTACAAGATTCTCATGAACTCGCTATACGGTAGATTGGGTATAAATCCGGAAAGTACTATAACGGAGGTATGCAAAAAGGAACGATATGAGTATTTGATACAGAACTCCAATTTCATCTCAGGTGACATGCTAAGCGATCATTACTATATGGTCAGTTATAATAGCAAAACAGGACATGTTGACAACTCATCTGACTGGAATCTTCCTACTAACACAGCTGTTCAAATCTCAGCGGCTATTACAGCATGTGCTCGTATTCATATGTACCAATACATTAGCAGACCTGACTGTTACTACACAGATACAGACTCCGCTATTCTAGGAAATCCTCTTCCTGAAGATGAAATCTCATCTATGGAATTGGGTAAGTTAAAACAGGAGCACATTGTAAAGAATGCATACTTCTTAGCACCAAAAAGTTATACGTTACTTACACCCACTGGTGATATAATTATAAAGCACAAGGGTCTAGCTAAAGACTTGGTTGATTATGAATGGTTTGTCTCACAATACGCCGATCTGTCTCGAACTAAGCAGGGCACCGTGGTGTACAACTTCTGA
- the LOC139834323 gene encoding cytochrome c oxidase subunit 3, whose protein sequence is MGVKGGLHTTGAKWFMIESQRHSYHLVDPSPWPISGSLGALATTVGGVMYMHSFQGGATLLSLGLIFLLYTMFVWWRDVLRESTLEGHHTKAVQLGPRYGSILFIVSEVMFLFAFFWASSHSSLAPTVEIGGIWPPKGIGVLDPWEIPLLNTPILPSSGAAVTWAHHAILAGKEKRAVYALVATVSLALVSTGFQGMEYYQAPSTISDSIYGSTFFLATGFHGFHVIIGTLFLIVCGIRQYLGHLTKKHHVGFEAAAWYWHFVDVVRLFPFVSIYWWGGI, encoded by the coding sequence ATGGGGGTGAAGGGGGGTTTACATACAACCGGGGCAAAGTGGTTTATGATTGAATCTCAGAGGCATTCTTATCATTTGGTAGATCCAAGTCCATGGCCTATTTCGGGTTCACTCGGAGCTTTGGCAACCACCGTAGGAGGTGTGATGTACATGCACTCATTTCAAGGGGGTGCAACACTTCTCAGTTTGGGCCTAATATTTCTCCTTTATACCATGTTCGTATGGTGGCGGGATGTTCTACGTGAATCCACGTTGGAAGGGCATCATACAAAAGCTGTACAATTAGGACCTCGATATGGTTCTATTCTCTTCATAGTCTCGGAGGTTATGTTCCTTTTTGCTTTTTTTTGGGCTTCTTCTCATTCTTCTTTGGCACCTACGGTAGAGATCGGAGGTATTTGGCCCCCAAAAGGGATTGGGGTTTTAGATCCTTGGGAAATCCCTCTTCTTAATACCCCTATTCTCCCTTCATCCGGAGCTGCCGTAACTTGGGCTCATCATGCTATACTCGCGGGGAAGGAAAAACGAGCAGTTTACGCTTTAGTAGCAACCGTTTCACTGGCTCTAGTATCCACTGGCTTTCAAGGAATGGAATATTACCAAGCACCCTCCACTATTTCGGATAGTATTTATGGTTCTACCTTTTTCTTAGCAACTGGCTTTCATGGTTTTCATGTGATTATAGGTACTCTTTTCTTGATCGTATGTGGTATTCGCCAATATCTTGGTCATCTGACCAAGAAGCATCACGTTGGCTTTGAAGCAGCTGCATGGTACTGGCATTTTGTAGACGTGGTTCGGTTATTCCCATTTGTCTCTATCTATTGGTGGGGAGGTATATGA